A region from the Bactrocera dorsalis isolate Fly_Bdor chromosome 1, ASM2337382v1, whole genome shotgun sequence genome encodes:
- the LOC109579266 gene encoding uncharacterized protein LOC109579266, translated as MMKLCSSRSNSTLLNVVIDQRLRIDTCRYLMEIQSRRLAGE; from the coding sequence ATGATGAAACTGTGCTCATCTCGCAGCAACTCCACTCTGTTGAATGTTGTGATCGATCAACGACTTAGAATTGACACCTGTCGATATCTAATGGAAATTCAGTCGCGTCGTCTAGCGGGAGAATAG